CCGAACAGGCCCCACTGCACGCCGGCCTTCACCATGAGCGACAGGTCGAACTGGGCCAGCATCTCGATCCCCGTGACGGCCATCCCCGGGTCGCCGGTGCCGCCGTTCTCGGTGCGGAAGCCGGCCGCCGGGATGCCGGTGGGCACGAGCTGCTTCATCTGGTCGAGCACGCGCTCGCGGGCCTCGTCGAGGGTGAGCGAGTGGTCGTACGCCAGGTCCAGCTGGGCCAGCTCCACGCGGCTCTGCTCACGCACGTGGCGCCACTTGCCGTCGATGGACCGTCGAAGTTCCTCACCGAGACTCATGGGCACAGGCTAGTGGCGGCGGCCCACCACGACACGGCGAAGACTGGTACTCCTGAGGCATGGCCTTCCTGTCCTCGCTGCTGCTCGCGGTGCTCGCGGCGGTCACGCCCGTCACGCTCCCGCCGGCCGGTGGGGTGGCCGACTACCAGCTCGGCGGTGCGTACCCGCCCGCCGCGAAGGTGGACGTCGTCGTGCGTGATCGCACCGAGAAGCCGGCGCCCGGCGTGTACTCGATCTGCTACGTGAACGCGTTCCAGACCCAGCCGGGCAGCCTGCGCTGGTGGAAGAAGAAGCACCCCGGCCTGCTGCTGCGCGACGGCAGAGGGCGCGTCGTGCGCGACGCCGGCTGGCCCGACGAGGTGCTGCTCGACCTGCGCTCCTCGGGGAAGCGCGCGGCTGCGGCGCGCGTGATGCGCAGCTGGTTCGCCTCGTGCGCCGACCGGGGCTTCCGCGCGGTGGAGCCGGACAACCTCGACTCGTGGACCCGGTCGAAGAGGCTGCTGAAGCGGTCGGAGGCGCGGGCCTACGCCAAGCGGCTCGTCACCGCCGCGCACGCCGAGGGCCTCGCCATCGCCCAGAAGAACACCCCCGAGATCAACGGCCGGAGGCTCGGCTTCGACTTCGCGGTGGCCGAGGAGTGCGAGGTGTACCGCGAGTGCGGCCGGTACACGCGGATGTACGGCCGCCGGGTGATCGAGATCGAGTACACCGACAACGGCCGCCGCGCGTTCAAGCGCGCCTGCAAGGCGCGGGGCTCGAGGATCTCGGTCCTGCTCCGGGATCGCGACGTCGTCCCGCGCGGCGCGAAGGGCCACGTCTACCGCACCTGCTGATCTCGCCCTCGACGAGAGGGAAATGACGAGGCGCGCGGGTGTTAGAGTGCGCTTCAACAATCACCTTCCGCAGTGCCAGGGGAAGCCGGTGCGAATCCGGCGCTGACCCGCAACCGTGAGACCGCCCCTCGGGGCGACGAGCCGGAGCACCTGCCTGTCGGAACCGGCCACACGCTGTCGAGGAACGCAGCGGGCGGAGCTGATGACATCGGCCCCTTCCCGTCCTGTGCAGCGGGAA
This genomic interval from Aeromicrobium choanae contains the following:
- a CDS encoding endo alpha-1,4 polygalactosaminidase, which produces MAFLSSLLLAVLAAVTPVTLPPAGGVADYQLGGAYPPAAKVDVVVRDRTEKPAPGVYSICYVNAFQTQPGSLRWWKKKHPGLLLRDGRGRVVRDAGWPDEVLLDLRSSGKRAAAARVMRSWFASCADRGFRAVEPDNLDSWTRSKRLLKRSEARAYAKRLVTAAHAEGLAIAQKNTPEINGRRLGFDFAVAEECEVYRECGRYTRMYGRRVIEIEYTDNGRRAFKRACKARGSRISVLLRDRDVVPRGAKGHVYRTC